The Pseudomonas azotoformans genome has a segment encoding these proteins:
- a CDS encoding DUF6957 family protein, whose protein sequence is MNLADFVSVLSAGEKIDGCQLTTSDAVALASLHFPSRAYCLVADWAILDLDITTRQRKAITDRQLIPALVYALTVIQDSKGRFPPGGWVRTTLGVSFTHGCLFRTKNTVYVLMGTGRRLRTDLDIALSLC, encoded by the coding sequence ATGAACCTGGCAGATTTTGTCTCAGTGCTTTCTGCGGGTGAGAAAATAGACGGGTGCCAACTTACCACCTCAGATGCTGTGGCCCTCGCCAGTCTGCATTTTCCTTCCCGTGCCTATTGTCTTGTTGCTGATTGGGCAATATTGGATCTCGACATTACAACACGTCAGCGAAAAGCCATTACGGATAGACAGCTAATACCTGCTCTCGTTTACGCTTTGACCGTTATCCAAGACAGTAAAGGCCGCTTCCCGCCTGGTGGTTGGGTCCGAACAACGCTGGGTGTTTCCTTCACCCATGGCTGCTTATTTCGAACAAAAAACACAGTTTATGTGCTGATGGGGACCGGTCGAAGGTTGCGCACGGATTTAGACATCGCACTGAGCCTGTGTTGA
- a CDS encoding antitoxin Xre/MbcA/ParS toxin-binding domain-containing protein → MNETERWIVKSQKTEDGTGDIIIDLPQELLDQMGLGVGDDLELTVANGTLVLTPVHNTISVRPMFAGVLSQDVYHAYRMRLETLLHISVNASDLDIHDMIVAGFSVSLIKMLCDDGTLSDEERDRIIQPKTLKTKLSANQLLTLHESDRLFRFAHISAMAEVIFGDKGKAKQWLSKPKARFLGESPSAVATTTFGTHLVEEMLIQVSEGMSF, encoded by the coding sequence ATGAATGAAACTGAGCGTTGGATAGTAAAATCCCAGAAAACTGAGGACGGAACTGGCGACATCATCATTGATCTGCCTCAAGAGTTGCTTGACCAAATGGGGTTAGGTGTTGGGGACGACCTGGAGCTAACGGTAGCGAATGGCACATTAGTGCTGACGCCCGTGCACAACACAATATCAGTGCGGCCCATGTTTGCTGGCGTCCTGAGTCAGGATGTCTATCATGCTTACCGCATGCGTCTGGAGACGCTTCTTCATATCTCTGTCAATGCTTCGGATCTGGACATTCACGACATGATAGTAGCTGGCTTCTCGGTCAGCCTGATAAAAATGCTTTGTGATGATGGAACCCTCAGCGACGAAGAACGCGACAGAATCATTCAACCCAAAACGCTTAAAACAAAACTGTCAGCCAATCAGCTTTTAACGTTGCATGAGAGCGATCGCCTGTTCCGGTTTGCACATATTAGCGCCATGGCCGAGGTGATCTTCGGTGACAAAGGGAAGGCCAAACAATGGCTTTCCAAACCCAAAGCCCGTTTTTTAGGAGAAAGCCCATCGGCGGTGGCCACTACAACCTTTGGCACACATCTAGTCGAAGAAATGCTGATTCAAGTGTCTGAGGGCATGTCATTTTGA